A genomic window from Struthio camelus isolate bStrCam1 unplaced genomic scaffold, bStrCam1.hap1 HAP1_SCAFFOLD_149, whole genome shotgun sequence includes:
- the LOC138065127 gene encoding uncharacterized protein gives MATTMVTTTATTVTTTATTASTVTTTSSMVTMATTMATTVTTTATTASTATTASSMVTMMTTTATMATTTVTMATTTMTTATMVTTASTASSMVTMVTTASTVTTATSTVTMVTTASRVTMATCTATTVTTASSVTTATSTVTTATSTAATLVTTVTTARTATTATSTVSTVTAAISIATSTTTAGTTAIARVTRTVATTKTGTKGWWYPGGGCPSSRDPPHHHANGTAGPEEHPGGQRLRFGAAGGRAGARAGAPGRRALRALSACLRLRPAPAPALGTPFAYGPPGRPPALALRGRGGHRAELLLHGQVRAMGLRGLWGDGGYGARGSI, from the exons ATGGCGACCACCATGGTGACCACCACGGCAACCACGGTGACCACCACAGCGACCACGGCAAGCACAGTGACCACAACAAGCTCCATGGTCACCATGGCGACCACTATGGCGACCACGGTGACCACCACAGCGACCACGGCAAGCACAGCGACCACGGCAAGCTCCATGGTCACCATGATGACTACCACGGCAACCATGGCAACCACCACGGTGACCATGGCGACCACGACGATGACCACGGCGACCATGGTGACCACAGCGAGCACAGCAAGCTCCATGGTCACCATGGTGACCACAGCAAGCACGGTGACCACAGCAACCTCTACAGTCACCATGGTGACCACGGCAAGCAGAGTGACCATGGCAACCTGCACGGCCACCACAGTGACCACAGCAAGCTCAGTGACTACAGCAACCTCTACAGTCACCACGGCAACCTCCACAGCAGCTACCCTGGTCACCACGGTGACCACAGCAAGGACGGCGACCACGGCCACCTCCACGGTCTCCACGGTGACCGCAGCGATCTCCATAGCAACCTCCACGACAACCGCTGGGACGACAGCCATCGCCAGGGTGACCAGGACGGTGGCCACCACGAAGACGGGGACGAAG GGATGGTGgtacccggggggggggtgtcccagcagccgggaccccccccaccaccatgctAATGGTACTGCAGGCCCGGAGGAGCACCCGGGCGGCCAGCGGCTGCGgttcggggcggcggggggccgggcgggcgcccgggccggggcaccggggcggcgggcgctgcgggcgcTCTCGGCCTGCCTGCgcctgcgcccggccccggcccccgccctgGGCACCCCCTTCGCCTACggccccccggggcggcccccggcgctgGCCCTGCGGGGACGGGGCGGCCACCGCGCCGAGCTGCTGCTCCATGGCCAGGTGAGGGCCATGGGGCTACGGGGGCTGTGGGGCGATGGAGGTTATGGGGCACGGGGGAGTATATGA
- the LMTK3 gene encoding serine/threonine-protein kinase LMTK3, with protein sequence MASLGPHGALGAPAPRGSLPPGRVPLAPPYAVVLISCSGLLAFVLLLLTCLCCKRGDVGFKEFENPDGEEDSGEFTPPAEETSSSQSLPEVYVLPLAEVGPPPPGPPPPQADLAKPPGLSRQHLSYLQEIGNGWFGKVILGELLADVSPAPVVVKELRAGAGPLEQRRFLAEAQPYRSLQHPNLLQCLGLCSESAPLLLVMEYCQLGDLKRYLRAQRGAEGRTPELPPRDLATLQRLALEVTLGLRHLHRHGYVHSDLALRNCLLTSELTVRVGDYGLSHNNYREDYYVTPDRLWIPLRWVAPELLEETRGTLSVVDQSKESNVWSLGVTLWELFEFGSQPYRHLSDEEVLAYVVREQQMTLAKPRLKLPHSDYWFEVLQSCWRPAPQRPSLEELHRRLSWLLRERPAGRPGSRRGVSLRPRRSSTSISPPPPARPPSAFPLLDGFPGPDLDDVLTVTESSRGLGFEYLWERGRPGGKASTGGGGASNGGLAVPGVNPFLEGLGTPGVVPVISARSPSVSSEYYIRLEEPGGARSPGGNPWPAAARRGLNPFRGVQETSLSEPPPPPPRGWRQRGAPGRRPRRGSDSSLRAERGSLADGAPEPPPPGTSPWAQMSPSALEMSPLASERSPEIPMAAGRVPFGTRDVTFGARDVPMAADVTFSTGDVTFDTRDVPVGADVPFSTRDVPMAAGRVPFGTRDVTFSTTDDPTGAGNVPFGTGDVPVGTDVPFGTRDVPVRARDDPVGADVTIGTGDVPFRARDDPVGADVTIGTGDVRFGTGDNLVDADVTFGGRDVTLDGSDSVQDTRDVPVGAHVPFGTRHVPMGPGDVTFGGRDVPLDKSDVPAGAGDVLRDVPAVTVPSGRSDSIQGAGRVPFGARDVPLDSRDVPVGTRDVTFAARDRARSTGDATSATWGVPVATRDVPLDAMVGAGIPVAVAVPPLATLAEGPEEERVCQERLQVTLREDVTRNLLAPRQRPGDGDGGGGGDGGHAAPPAPGPPPPPPPSSADIRGTVPNAPLRPLTCPYCPLCPINCLYCPSPTPNWHCCPSRPPTGPVAPLCPINCPINCPYCPSLPPTCPYRPSPTPNLPLSPLSTPNRPCCPSPTPNRPSCPSLTPLCPINCPYCPINCPHCPSLPPTCPYRPSRPPTGPAAPLCPINCPYCPSPTSNWPLSPLSTPNRPLSPLSDPQSAPIAPLRPPTGPYRPSRPPTGPYRPSLPPNLPLSPLSAPQTAPVAPLRPPNPLPRPAAAKASRLSLSLPPLALRPFPSRGRRTARWQAAEARRGPAAAEEEEEDDEEEEDEEEDEEEDEEEEAAAAAGGGRAGAGPVPLVVSRCDGRGLRGLLKPPRAAQAQAELALARKRKMVSFFDDVTVYLFDQETPTNELSCQSGAEAEGAAPDGPGGSPRGEAEPGPPGAPQPPGEPRRGTRFTVSPALEPPRGPPEPERPTAPPIEH encoded by the exons atggcctcGCTCGGGCCCCACGGCGCCCTGGGGGCGCCCGCCCCCCGCG GGAGCCTGCCGCCAGGCCGGGTGCCCCTGGCCCCCCCCTACGCCGTGGTGCTCATTTCCTGCTCCGGCCTCCTGGccttcgtcctcctcctcctcacctgcctctgctgcaaGCGGGGCGACGTCGGCTTCAAG GAGTTCGAGAACCCAGATGGCGAGGAGGACTCGGGGGAGTTCACGCCACCCGCCGAGGAGACCTCGTCCTCCCAGTCACTGCCCGAGGTCTACGTCCTGCCCCTGGCCGAGgtgggccccccgccccccggccctccACCCCCCCAAGCTG ACCTGGCAAAACCCCCGGGGCTGAGCCGGCAGCACCTGAGCTACCTGCAGGAGATTGGCAACGGCTGGTTCGGGAAG GTCATCCTCGGGGAGCTGCTGGCCGACGTCAGCCCGGCCCCGGTGGTGGTGAAGGAGCTgcgggccggcgccgggccccTGGAGCAGAGGAGGTTCCTGGCCGAGGCGCAGCCCTACCG GAGCCTCCAGCACCCCAACCTGCTGCAGTGCCTGGGGCTGTGCAGCGAGAGCGCGCCGCTGCTGCTCGTCATGGAGTACTGCCAGCTG GGCGACCTGAAGCGCTACCTGCGGGCGCagcggggggccgaggggcggacGCCCGAGCTGCCCCCCCGCGACCTGGCCACGCTGCAGCGCCTGGCCCTCGAGGTGACGCTGGGGCTGCGCCACCTGCACCGCCACGGCTACGTGCACAG CGACCTGGCCCTCCGCAACTGCTTGCTGACGTCGGAGCTGACGGTGCGCGTGGGGGACTACGGGCTGTCGCACAACAACTACCGG GAGGACTACTACGTCACCCCCGACCGGCTGTGGATCCCCCTGCGCTGGGTGGCCCCGGAGCTGCTGGAGGAGACGCGCGGGACCCTCTCCGTGGTGGACCAGAGCAAGGAGAGCAACGTCTG GTCGCTGGGGGTGACGCTCTGGGAGCTGTTCGAGTTCGGCAGCCAGCCCTACCGGCACCTCTCCGACGAGGAGGTCCTGGCCTACGTGGTGCGGGAGCAGCAGATGACGCTGGCCAAGCCCCGCCTCAAGCTGCCCCACTCCGACTATTG GTTCGAGGTGCTGCAGTCGTGCTGGCGCCCGGCACCGCAGCGTCCCTCGCTGGAGGAGCTGCACCGGCGGCTGAGCTGGCTGCTGCGAgagcggccggccgggcggccggggagccggcgcggggTCTCGCTCCGACCCCGACGCTCCTCCACCTCcatctcgccgccgccgccggcccggccgccctccgccttCCCGCTGCTCGACGGCTTCCCGGGCCCGGACCTGGACGACGTGCTCACCGTCACCGAGAGCAGCCGGGGCCTCGGCTTCGAGTACCTGTGggagcgcgggcggcccggcggtaAGGCGTcaaccggcggcggcggcgccagcaACGGCGGGTTGGCGGTGCCGGGCGTCAACCCTTTCTTGGAGGGGTTGGGGACGCCCGGGGTGGTGCCGGTCATCAGCGCCCGGAGCCCGTCGGTGAGCAGCGAGTATTACATCCGGCTGGAGGAGCCCGGtggcgcccgctcgcccggcggcAACCCCtggccggcggccgcccgccgcgggctcaACCCCTTCCGCGGGGTGCAGGAGACGTCGCTgtcggagccgccgccgccgccgccacggggcTGGCGCCAgcggggagcccccggccgccggccccggcgcggcagcgACTCGTCCCTGCGGGCCGAGCGGGGCTCGCTGGCCGACGgcgcgcccgagccgccgccgccggggacgtCCCCGTGGGCGCAGATGTCCCCTTCGGCGCTGGAGATGTCGCCTTTGGCATCGGAGAGGTCGCC GGAGATCCCCATGGCAGCAGGACGCGTCCCCTTCGGCACCAGAGATGTCACCTTCGGCGCCAGAGACGTCCCCATGGCAGCAGATGTCACCTTCAGCACCGGAGATGTCACCTTCGACACGAGAGATGTCCCCGTGGGAGCAGATGTCCCCTTCAGCACCAGAGACGTCCCCATGGCAGCAGGACGCGTCCCCTTCGGCACCAGAGACGTCACCTTCAGCACGACAGATGACCCCACGGGCGCAGGAAACGTCCCCTTCGGCACTGGGGACGTCCCCGTGGGCACAGATGTCCCCTTTGGCACCAGAGACGTCCCCGTCCGTGCAAGAGACGACCCTGTGGGCGCAGATGTCACCATCGGCACCGGAGACGTCCCCTTCCGCGCAAGAGATGACCCTGTGGGCGCAGATGTCACCATCGGCACCGGAGACGTCCGCTTTGGCACCGGAGACAACCTCGTGGACGCAGACGTCACCTTCGGCGGCAGAGACGTCACCTTGGACGGCAGCGACAGCGTCCAGGACACAAGGGACGTCCCCGTGGGCGCACATGTCCCCTTCGGCACGAGGCACGtccccatgggcccaggagacgTCACCTTCGGCGGCAGAGACGTCCCCTTGGACAAAAGCGACGTCCCCGCGGGGGCAGGAGATGTCCTCAGAGACGTCCCCGCGGTCACCGTCCCCTCGGGGAGAAGCGACAGCATCCAGGGGGCAGGACGCGTCCCCTTTGGTGCAAGGGACGTCCCCTTGGACAGCAGGGACGTCCCCGTGGGCACCAGAGACGTCACCTTTGCCGCGAGGGACAGGGCCCGGAGCACAGGAGATGCCACCTCTGCCACGTGGGGCGTCCCAGTGGCCACAAGGGACGTCCCCTTGGACGCAA TGGTGGGCGCCGGCATccccgtggccgtggccgtgccACCGCTGGCCACGCTGGCCGAGGGCCCCGAGGAGGAGAGG GTGTGCCAGGAGCGGCTGCAGGTCACCCTGCGGGAGGACGTCACCCGCAACCTGCTGGCCCCCCGCCAGcggcccggggacggggacggcggcggggggggggacgggggccacgcggcccccccggcccccgggccgccaccgccgccccccccgagCAGCGCCGATATCCGAG gAACTGTCCCCAATGCCCCTCTCCGACCCCTAACCTGCCCCTATTGCCCCCTGTGCCCCATAAACTGCCTCTATTGCCCCTCTCCGACCCCCAACTGGCACTGTTGCCCCTCTCGACCCCCAACCGGCCCTGttgcccctctctgccccatAAACTGCCCCATAAACTGCCCTTattgcccctctctgcccccaacctgcccctATCGCCCCTCTCCAACCCCCAACCTGCCCCTATCACCCCTCTCGACCCCCAACCGGCCTTGTTGCCCCTCTCCGACCCCCAACCGGCCCTCTTGCCCCTCTCTGACCCCTCTCTGCCCCATAAACTGCCCCTACTGCCCCATAAACTGCCCCCattgcccctctctgcccccaacctgcccctATCGCCCCTCTCGACCCCCaaccggccctgctgcccctctctgccccatAAACTGCCCTTATTGCCCCTCTCCGACCTCCAATTGGCCCCTATCGCCCCTCTCGACCCCCAATCGGCCCCTATCGCCCCTCTCCGACCCCCAATCGGCCCCTATCGCCCCTCTCCGACCCCCAACCGGCCCCTATCGCCCCTCTCGACCCCCAACCGGCCCCTatcgcccctctctgccccccaatCTGCCCCTatcgcccctctctgccccacaaACTGCCCCCGTGGCCCCTCTCCGCCCCCCGaaccccctcccccgcccggccgcAGCCAAGGCGTCGCGGCTGTCGCTGTCGCTGCCGCCGCTGGCCCTGCGGCCCTTccccagccggggccggcggacGGCGCGCTGGCAGGCGGCggaggcgcggcggggcccggcggcggccgaggaggaggaggaggacgacgaggaggaggaggacgaggaggaggacgaggaggaggacgaggaggaggaggcggcggcggcggcggggggaggccgggccggggccgggccggtgcCGCTGGTCGTGAGCCGCTGCGACGGGCGCGGCCTGCGCGGCCTCCTCAagccgccgcgcgcc gcgcaggcgcaggcggagCTGGCGCTGGCGCGCAAGCGCAAGATGGTCTCCTTCTTCGATGACGTCACCGTCTACCTCTTCGACCAG gaGACGCCCACCAACGAGTTGAGCTGCCAGAGCGGCGCCGAGGCCGAGGGCGCCGCCCCCGACGGCCccg GCGGGTCCCCCAGGGGGGAGGCCGAGCcgggcccccccggtgccccccagccccccggcgagCCCCGGCGCGGCACccgcttcaccgtgtcgcccgcCCTCgagcccccccggggcccccccgagCCCGAGCGCCCCACGGCCC CCCCCATCGAGCACTGA
- the RPS9 gene encoding small ribosomal subunit protein uS4, whose product MLKHRPDIGQCHRSLSLAGAPRLLRGHWLPPPRGGGALPAALYKAPLWGGLLLLRRRRGSEAPSATMPVARSWVCRKTYVTPRRPFEKSRLDQELKLIGEYGLRNKREVWRVKFTLAKIRKAARELLTLDEKDPRRLFEGNALLRRLVRIGVLDEGKMKLDYILGLKIEDFLERRLQTQVFKLGLAKSIHHARVLIRQRHIRVRKQVVNIPSFIVRLDSQKHIDFSLRSPYGGGRPGRVKRKNAKKGQGGGGGGEDEEED is encoded by the exons ATGCTCAAACACCGCCCGGACATTGGCCAGTGCCACCGCTCTCTCTCATTGGCCGGCGCGCCTCGCCTGCTGCGCGGCCATTGGCTGCCGCCGCCGAGGGGGGGCGGGGCTCTGCCGGCCGCCCTATATAAAGCGCCGCTGTGGGGCGGCCTCCTCCTTttgcggcggcgccggggcagcgaG gccCCCTCGGCCACCATGCCGGTCGCCCGGAGCTGGGTCTGCCGAAAAACCTACGTCACCCCCCGGCGCCCCTTCGAGAAGTCCCGGCTCGACCAGGAGCTGAAGCTCATCG GCGAATACGGGCTGAGGAACAAGCGGGAGGTCTGGAGGGTGAAGTTCACCCTGGCCAAGATCCGCAAGGCGGCCCGGGAGCTGCTGACGCTGGACGAGAAGGACCCGCGGCGCCTCTTCGAGG GCAACGCGCTGCTGCGGCGCCTGGTGCGCATCGGCGTGCTGGACGAGGGCAAGATGAAGCTCGACTACATCCTGGGGCTGAAGATCGAGGACTTCCTGGAGCGGCGCCTGCAGACGCAGGTCTTCAAGCTGGGCTTGGCCAAGTCCATCCACCACGCCCGGGTGCTCATCCGCCAGCGGCACATCCG gGTCCGCAAGCAGGTGGTGAACATCCCGTCGTTCATCGTGCGCCTGGACTCGCAGAAGCACATCGACTTCTCGCTGCGCTCGCCCtacggcggcggccggcccgggcgcGTCAAGCGCAAGAACGCCAAGAAggggcaggggggcggcggcggcggcgaggacgaggaggaggactga